The following nucleotide sequence is from Amia ocellicauda isolate fAmiCal2 chromosome 14, fAmiCal2.hap1, whole genome shotgun sequence.
CACTCCCCCTGCACCTTAGTGCACAGGCAGGCACTGACACATTATCAGGTTTGTTTCTATCAGTATTTATCTATATACTTCAAGCTATATACTGTAATTCTATATATCCATATAGGGACTGTTTTGGGTGCCATTCTCTATCATGTCTTAATTCACAGATTCTCACTGGTGTAAAGCTTACTAATTAAGCTCTCTCCAGTGCTGTACTTCCACCTGGTACCTACCTGTGTCCAGTACTACAGCATGTCCTGGTAATATATAATGCTATATCAATGTGAGGTGATCAGCCCTGTATGCTGCGCTACACTGTCAGTTTTCTACCACCGTGAAACTTGTTGGGACAGGTTTTCCTCTGCATGATGGGATGCTTATAGTACTTTTGCCCCATGGCCATTCCGGTCCAGGGGGTTTCCACTaggtatgggctcaaattagtgccataagtaacgaattcaaaacaaaaaatattgtaaacaaaaataaagttaaaaaagataaagaagataaaagatgaaaaaagataaaaaataataatctaataaaaaataaaatttcgaaatataaatgtttagaattgtaaacaaaaataattatgtcaaaagcaaaaaataataattgaaaggaaataatgtcaAAGCGAGAGCACTGGAGTCCCTGTCTTTggcccaattctattaagtcacagcccccccccccttcttttCCAACACCCCTTGTTCAGAATACGTTCCCGTGGCTATGTGTCTGGATAGAGTgcatgctcttatattttgtaagtcaccctggacaagggtgtctgctaataaataaataaataaataaattacctgGTCACCTGCCCTATGGCAGTAATTCAGCATTTACTGCAAAAACTGTTGGATGTTGGCAAGTCATCATCCATGCTCAAAATAGGCTGAGTTACTATTCATTGTACTAGTTAAAGCATGCAGAGAGGGGGGTCTGCCTGAGTGATAACATGCAGCATCCTGTAGCCTGTTTATTAGACAAATGAGATCCCATGGTAATGACAATATCAAATCCACCTTTCTGAGGTATTATCTTTCTCTGATAACTGTGGTTGAATTAGCAACCTATTATTCTCTTTAAATCACTGCCTGCTTCCAATGTGTTAAATAAGTCTCACTGGTTCAGATAAACAAATTATTAGTTATAACTGATATTGCAGAACTTTGTGGGCTTCAATGAATGAGGCCCCTTGGCTTAAAATtgcagaaaaatacaaaaaaatatgtatacttTTTGTAAATTACACTATCAAGGTAATATAAATCAGTCTACTTCTCTTTTTCAGTGTGGATGTGGCTTTGTGAAGCAGCAGGTAATATTGTGATTCATTATCTGTCATTagaaaatattgtttgtttgcttttaattgGTTCATGGTGCAAGACAAGAAGGTTTAATAGCATTAGAGGGAATTTCCTTTAGCCCTGCTTCTCCCTGGACCTAATCCTGACACCTCCAGTTCAGtgatttaatatatttcaatatacaaatatatttcagcCTTCCTTGTTTGTGGTTCAGTAACTCTGTGGTATCAAAGCTAACCTGACTGGAAAGGAAataattttcatttcattttaaggCAGCAGTGGATATTCGTAAAAATCTCtaaattttttaaatacaaatgaacaaggaaaatgtaaaaaataagtcACAACCAGTGAGACTGTATTCATCATGTCCTCTCTGCTCCACAGTGGATGTGACTCTGGACCCCAATACAGCTCATCCCAGTCTCATCCTGTCTGAGGATGGGAAACAAGTGAGACATGGAAACAAACGACAGGCTCTCCCTGACAATCCAGAGAGATTTGATTCTGCTGTCAATGTCCTGGGAAAGGAGGGTTTCAGTTCAGGGAGACACTACTgggaggtggaggtgggggaGAAACCGAAGTGGGATTTAGGAGTCGCCAGAGAGTCTGTCATCAGGAAAGGGAGGATTACAGTGAGTCCTAAAAATGGATACTGGACTGTGTGGCTGAGGAATGGGAATGAGTACAAGGCTGCCACTCACCCCTATGTCCCTCTCCTCCTGAGCCTGAAGCCCCAGAAGGTGGGGGTGTTTGTGGATTATGAGGGGGGGCAGGTCTCCTTTTACAATGTGGAGGCCAGGTCTCATATCTACACTTTCACTGACACCTTCACTGAGAAACTCTATCCATACTTCAACCCTGGTCTCAATGGGGACGGTAAAAATGCAGCCCCACTGATCATCTCTCCTGTCCGTCCCACAGACTGAAGGAGGCAGATTCTCTGTCGGgggaggggggaagggggggttgAGCAGAAACAATAAACAGTGAgagtaataacaatgataagATCAGTTATATCAGGAGATTCTATATGTGAGAGAATTTTGCGTTATTTAGGGGATCATTAAATATGTCTGTATCCTGCTTGTGATAATGTTAGTTCCAGAGCGGTCCTGACAGTCCCTCAGTATTGGCGCTGTGTGGTTTTGAGCCAGTGAGCTGCTGTGAGGTGACTGCACTGGACAGTGTCTGTGGTCCGTCTCACAGGACTGGCCTCTTCAACACTGGAGGCTCTGGGCTCCAGATagtaacacacagttctaccacGTTGTACCAACGTAAATTATGTTTCTACAAGGTTGTGGCAActttgtgtgttagcagggatttAACTTGTTGAACTACAGGCAATTGTTCATTCTCAAAGttagaaaattaaacaaatattaaagtgcaagATGTGCCTACCACGGGACAATGTACTGTCTGCACATCTGGAGataagattttactttttaaatgtgtgcagccTTAATAGAATTATGCTTGACATGCGTGTAGAAAATacgcattttaataaaaatgataataaatacgatttaataatgacatttttataaaagcataataataagcaaaacggtttgtatttgcagtaataagTTATCCTATCCATATCCAAAGATAAATCATTGTAAATTACAAATAGTTTATGTATCCTACATAATGTATCCTGGTTCTCTGACTTTAACaatgaaatacataatataatgaCAACATACAACATGTTAATagtctaaaacaaaacacatcgcATAAACTGGTGCGGTGCTCTGTAAAAGAGTGTGCTTTCAGGGGATCCTCACGtcatttcaaacatttaaactgttacaaaccgatagatacgacttaaaagaaggtaaggcgtcaataatgtgttaattgcagaaacaagatgcataacattcctcCAGCATTGATACTTAAAAAGAACGAcctaattgcattgatttcattGTGTATTTTCGGTGCTGCGTTTCTCATGCATGGATACaaaaatgcaatgcatttaaatcccctttactatagcatatatattattatcttGATCCATGTATCTTCACAGATAGAACAACATAAACTGtagtatttgtaagcatgtaaCGTACTTAAAATGTACAGAGAAGATACCTGTTTAAGTTTTCACATATCACTAATTAgcataaaactaaaaaataacacctgcattaaaatgactgAACGTGATGCACTTTTGACATTAACGCTTTATTGATATGTCTGATTGATGTCggtttgtaaaacaaaataatggtatcaaaatgcagtttcacttgtttaaaaatgcatccactactacaaaatgcaaagtatacatatacaagaaaattaaactgaaacaaatcttaattaccattttaattgcttgtactgtgaataaaaataaaaaaggtaatggaataatttttaaagtaaccctcccaaccctgtcacttacttaattgaacccttaatttaactaataatttccaaaaaatgttttaggctaagtatagaattgtatactTATTAAAGAATCAACTCAtttcacaatttaaataaagcagattgttacttcattTAAGGGttcaatgaagtaattgagagctcagttggaacaaaaacatgcagggtatatgtgtatattataaAAAGTTGGAGATTTCAAGTTCTATTTACAGTTTCATACATAATATGAAGTCTACACCtgttttaaaccatttaaatTCTCAGATTAGGCAAATTATTAAATTAGGGTTCAATGAAGTACCCTACTAGTAATTATGTAATTGGGAGCTCAGCTAGAACAAAGACAGCAGAACATGgtgtccccaggaccaggatcaAGAACCACTGCTCTAGGCTGACAAACAGAGCATGTGATCATTTCAATTCACCTGGGAATTTCACACACTTACTGCTGCAATATGACTGTCTGACCAGCAGGGGTCAGACTGTAGTTATGTGTGTATCAGGCAGTCAGTTTTCAATTACAACTCTGGGCTGTATGTTCCAGACCCCCACCGCTCTGTGTGTAAAGCATGGCCTCCTGTTTTCAGACCTAAGTGCCCCTGATTCTAATTTCCACTATTGACCTTCAGGGTTgatcttgcagtgtctcctgctCTGACTTACCTTGACTTTAGTGCCTTTTGAGGTTTCTTAATCTCCTCTGTAATCTCTTATGTATTTCTGTTGCAGCAAAATTGTGTAAATCATGTGCAGTTTGCAAGATCTGCATAATGCCCCAGGCAGGCCAAGTTCAGCACAGTTTTTGTGCAGCtgattttttgaaaaatattttaattcaaggTCATATAGAGAAAAGAAGACAAAGAAGAAGTCTGTTATAATAATACACCTTACACTTATACAGCATTGTATCTAGACACCCAAAGCACTTTACATTTTAGGGGGTCTCACCTCCACCACCACTGATGTATAGCACCCAACTGGATGATGCACCTGCAGTCATGGTGCACCACTACACTCACCACACATCAGCTACTCAGTGGGGAGGTGGGCAGAGGGAGAGGTTAGTCATAGTTGTAAATGTGGACAGGATACCAGGGTAATACCCCTACACTTTTCTAAAAATACCCTGGGATTTTCAATCACCACAGAGAGTCATTACCTGAGTTTTATGTCTCAGCCAAAGGACTGTACTTATTCACAGTACTGTACTTGGGCACTGGGATCCACACAGACCACAGGGTGACGCCCGCTACTGCTCTCACCAACACCTCTACCAGCAGCAGCCTTAGTTTTCCAagaaggtctcccatccaagtactgagcaGGCCCACACCTGCATAGCTTCAATGGAGCGCTGGTGTTGAGCTGCAGGATGGTTTAGCTACTGACTCTTGGGGTTTGTGGTACCTCAGTAACCTCATTGACATTATGCAGTTGCTCCAAAACCAAGGGAGTTATCTTCaatatgatagcatgttctttagaaaagcTTTAGATGAGTCTTCCTGACTTGCTGTCTCCAGAGTACTTCGTTATAATTGCATAAAATACTTTGGCATTATTCTAAGGTAAATCTCTCACTATCAATACTGCAATATTTGAAACTTTGCAATGCTATAATATACTATGCAAAACTAGCCTATAACAAACTATACTATGCTATATTAATCTTCAaggatattaaattaaatatgaaaagatCAATCTATTACATTGTTAATACCACAAGagtactattactactaccaataatgaaagtgttatttttttctatacATTTCTATATTTGGGATTTGTGTTATTGGAGGAATCTGTACTTTAATTCTTgatcattaataaaaaaaagtatcggttttgtttgtttgattgccATGTAatttgtgtgcatttgtgtgcaTCCTCGTGTGTGTTTGGGTGTATGGAGTATCTTAATTTTAACTCAGAGAGAACAATCCAATATATTGGAGGAATccctgtaaataaatatatataatatataatataatataaacactTCTACTGTCTTATAACTAGGGCCCTGTGTATGAGTTCACTCCCAGTACAAGGCGGTCAtgtagtctgcttaattaagtcagtcagtctgttaaGGGGCATTTCCAAGTTGATAAACGGGACATACATCTGTTTATTACTAATACatcatattaaatattatttcttaGAATATGTGAAGTGTCATGAGTTGGGTGTGACTGGCattaattactttattattgcattattgCTTTGTGGGTTTTCTTCACTGTTGATGATTATGTGCACTTTAGTCATCTTGATTATTTTCACGTATtaaccatttttctttttttgttttgttcttcctttatttgattgttttgaatTGCTTATTTGTTTCACGTGTGCTTATTTAAGTCAACAGCCAACCACACCGCCTGGTCCCATTCCTACATGAACGTCCCCACATCACCTCCCTAATTATAAGGGCAGGAGCTCAGTTCATTTGAAAGGCAGGGAAAGACATGCTCTGGAGAGGGTGAAGGTGCAGGCTGAAGGGGACTGGATCATAGGAAGAGCCAAGACAGATCGCTATAATGAGGATTTGGGGAACAAAGACTTGATGTTTGGAGACCGTAGGAGAAGGCGGATATTCCCTGTGTGGATAAGTACTTTATTGAAAAGAGATTGTGGAAAAGTAAGAAACTAGACAGGCATTTGGAGCACTTAATTTCATACACCAGAGGAAGTGCCAAGAAGCTTGGCCCCTCTAAGTGGAGTCTTAAATCACCCTCAGCACCCCCCACTAGCACCACGGAGAAAATGGTGCCCCCCCACTCGGCCACCACGTTGCCATTGTTCTAGAACCCCACTGATCTGGAAAAGGGTCAGTGATTATACTATATTGTTGCTGCTTCCCCTCGCTCCCCTCTGGTGGCTGTTTGTGGATTTGTAACCTGCAATGGGAAAGAGACATTGATATTACTTATTTGCACAGACTGCTTCTATTGATGAACATTACTTACCTTGATCTCTCTGGGTGATTGGTGAGCCAGTCCACGTTTTGCCAGCTCGTTACATGGATTACTGAAGCCCAGCCCACTGCTGTAAGAGGCTGACCTGGCCAGAGGGGCTGGACCATATTTGCATAttagctaaatatttattttgctccacatttaatatttagatttatattttacatttatatctagactaaatatttatttcaaagtgaAATGCTTAGTTTGCAAAGCCCATGTTTAGGCTTtagctaaatatttaatcaaacaaattCATGTTTGAAAAATtgagatttagcatttattcaaaaaactaaatacttatcaatgtggaaaaaacaagatttaaatgtgtgaaaaagggttagggtttgggttgttGTTGGGGGGGAGTTAGGGTTAGAGTTGTTGTGGGAGGGGTTAGGGTTGTTGTTGGGCGGGGTTAGAGTTGTTGTGTggggggttagggttaaggttagggttgttGTTCGgggaggttagggttagggttagggttgttGTTGgggggggttagggttaggtttgtTAGGGGGGGTAGTCTGTGTGGTGGCATCTTGGTGTCCCTTGAGCCTGACTGAGTTGAGAGAGTGGGTGTACAAGGTTCACTCtcattaaacaaaagaggtgtTATGGTCACATAACGTGTTGCCCCTATCACCCACTAGGAGGAAGcaaagaaaccaaaaaacaatCGGGAGATTCTGTAGTCATGTGGCAAAACGTTTTGTggtctaataaaaaaaaaatgaagcattatttgCGAGTGTGGTTAAACGAAAAATGTCTATGAGGTGCCATTAGGGACACTCAATTTTTCCagcttttatttaaatgtatgcagtttaatgtctcagtgtactcttaaattaaagcatagaacaaaaacaactggagatttaaaaaaatcatggaATGATTTTAAGATGATAAACCCCTCTGGTCCCATgagtactcttcactgttgtgttgtttgccaagtggtatcccatgaaagctgagactctcagatttctaatgatgtgaaccattctctgatgtgataatgtaagaatgtttttctgcattctgaaatgggggtggggggatacttggtctgaataggaatacaaaatctcagaaaatatactGATaatactgatcaaaacaagaccatccacattttggttGAAGCAACACGCACCTGTAGAGAGCttgaaatgtcaagatggaaaactctatcATTGGTTAAATGATGCCAGAAAAAATGTTCCTCAGTGATATCAATTTATAGttggaaatgtattattacagCCAGACAGAGATAAAATGCAAAttacacaaacacatttgtatCTGGCGGTTTGGTCTGTTATCTGGTTTTACCACAATCCTTACCCTTTTATGTTTAGAAGTGAAAgctcaatgaaaataaaaagttcAGTCACAGTGTAAGGGGTCTGCTATATTGCTTAGCGCTCTGATGGTTTGTTGAAGACAGTGAGAGGGTGTTGAACTGAGGCTGTCTGCTATCAGGCAAGATGTGTTATATGTGTTTGTACTAGTGCCAGAGCTCCACTAGCCAAACCACCAACTCTCCTCAGTGTCTCTCAGCTACCCTGGAGTTCATCATGACATCAGTGTTTGAAACTCTGCAGCACAGAGAAAGAGCACTTCAATATGAGAGCTCTTCTTGTCAGTCTCTAatgctgtgtgtctctctgtttcaAAGCTGCAGAGGCTGTGCAGGCATGCAGGTGAGTCTGTTTGTGCTCCACATCCCCCGCAGTCTGGAGTGTCTTAAACAGATCTGTGAACACTGTGACAATAGTGCAGGACTGTgcagactgagacacagcccCTGCTCACACAGCCTCAGCAAGGTGTCCCTCTAGGGTGGAGATGGAGGGGAATCCAAGCAGAGAGCAGCAGAGCATCACCCTCAACTGACACAGAAACGGTGCCATCAGCCCTGTGCTCAAACCAGAGCAGGGAGAGAAAAGTAGAAGGAACATTTCAGATACATTTTCTGTGTGGTGGAGGTAGGGAGTCCATAGAGGtttgcaaagctgaaacaaaATTAGATTCTTATTAATTCTGAGCCTCTGAAATCCAGCTTTTTAGTTCTACTTAATCAGTGACAGCTAGTGATTATTGCAGAAGTTTCTATCATGTATTtacttcacattttattttatatcgaGTATCCTGTTGTGTGCATCGTAACAGGGTTCTTTTGTGGTGATTCTATTGAGTTTGCCTTTCTGATGTAATCAGCTTCTGAGTAGATTTCCCAGATGTGAGTGATATGGAGTGAATTTTATGGGAATTCAAGCTGCCTGCCATGTGGGACCTCAGTAATACTGGCAGTGTATACTGCTGCTCCTTTAAGAGATCGGGCTACAGTCATAcagcacaacagcacaacagcaCTGAGAGGGGAGGGCCTGGGTGGGGTTCAGCTACGCTGCTTCAGAGAAGTAGAAGTaaaacggagagagagagagagagagagagagagagagagagagagagcagcacgCTGGCACTGGGAAGAGCTACcctatgtttttcctttttcctatcTTTTGTTTAGATGAGAAACCATTGCTGCAGTAAGAACCCGTGCCCCTGTGTGAGTGAAGTGGGAAGGAGTTGTCTTCTGCCTTCTGCTTTGTGGGATGCCCTTATTCTAATTGCACAGTAAGTACTAATACTGTACAAACGCAAGGATGTACAGGATTTACTGTTTGCAGTTCCAGGGCCTCTTGAAAACACACAGGACTCTTATGTATGAATCGGACTCAATGTTTAAAATCCGAAGCTATTTGCAACATGTTTCTGTCTCACAGAAGACCACAGgtatacagatgttgatgattTAGGGTTCCACAGGTGTTTTCTCTCAGACTGTAAGCATCAAGCCTTAGACTAGAAGAAAAAGACTGGCTGCACTCTGGCTGATCTGTCAGTGTTTTTGGCTCTGTTTGGTCACCAGTGAGGAAAACTCAAATATgcattatatgtatattatttcttcatatatctgtaatatatttattgtataatTGTTTCAATACACTGTGTAATGTATTGTATCTTGCCCTGATTGCATGTAGCCATCTCTGTAGGTGTGTAGTGAACTGTATGTTTTCagtctctcctctccactcccagtCCAGAGCACCAGCTGGTCAGCTGTCAGTGCTGGTGCCTGGCTCTCCTCTATAGAGCTTCAGATGGAGACACTCTGTCAGCTTCTTAGTCTCTTTGTGAGGCCTCTGTGcctatagctgtgtgtgtgtgtgtgtgtgcatgtctgtacctgtatgtatctatgtctctgtGGGAGTGTCTCTGTATCTgtgtaaatctttttttttattccttaatgttgtgctctgtgctctacTGAGGTTCCTCTGTCCTCAGGAACGGCTTCCCTCAGCAGTCTCCTGTCTGAGAAGCAGTTCCAGTGCTCTATATGTCTGGATATATTCACCAGCCCAGTCACCACTCCCTGTGGGCAcaacttctgcatggcatgtaTTGGAGGGTACTGGGATCGGAAATGTTTGTACGAATGCCCACTTTGTTTGAAACAGTTTAAAAGGAAACCTAAACTCCACATTAACACAGGCTTAAGACAAATCACTGAGCAGTTCAAGAGGAAACTGAACCCTCCCGAGGAGCGCTCTGCTCAGCCTGGAGAAGTGCCCTGTGATATCTGCACTGGGAGGAAGCTCAGGGCTGTGAAATCCTGTCTGGTGTGCATGGCCTCTTACTGTCAGACTCACCTGGAGCCCCATGAGAGAGTCAAAACACTCACGAGACATAAACTGATTGAGCCTGTGAGAGACATTGAAGACAGGCTGTGCAAGAAGCACCAGAGAGTCCTGGAGCTGTTCTGTAAAGAAGACCTTATCTGTATTTGTCACTTCTGCACTGAGACAGACCACAAGACTCACAGCACTGTCACTTTAGAGGAAGAATGTAGAAAGAAGAAGGTGGGTTTTTGAAATAAAGATTTTTCCATTAATTTACCATTTAAAACTCTGAGTACAACTTGTGTAGAAGTTGAGGAATATTTCACTTGAGATGACAGAATGACATTAGCAGTAAAAGCCATGCGCAGCTCTTGAAGTGCAGGACCCTGTTCTTGAAGGCTCTGTGCTGAGTGTCAGTGGGAGAGTCTGCAGCCCAGTGTCAGTGAACCATCAGCAGTGACTGGAGTGTCTGTGTCCCCCTGTCTGTCCACAGGCTCAGCTGGGGGAAACTGAGGCAGAAGTGCAACAGAAGGTCCAGGCCAGACTGAAGAAGGTGGAGGAGATTAGACAGTCGGTGGAACTCAGGAAAGTGAGTCCTGTCAGGGGTCTGATAAAACCCTACTGCACTGCTCTCTCTCAGGGAGACTGCAGGACTCAGTGCTGGGACACTGCTCTCTCCCAGGGGGACTGTTCCCACACAGGAGTAGAACTGATTTCCAAGAATGTGTCTGATACTGCCTCAGCTCCCAGTGAGGTCACAGTTAATAACTCACTGTCATTTgattgaatgtctgtgtttctcaTTGAAACTGTGTCATGTTCGTCTGTGTGCTCCTCTGGTCCCCTCAGCTTGGTGCCCAGAGAGAGGCTGAAGACAGTGAGCAGGTCTTCAGGGCTCTGGTGTGCTCCATTGAGAGAAGCCAGGCTGAGCTGCTGGAGCTGATTGAAGAGAGTGGCGGAGAGGCGGGCTGAAGGGCTCATTGAAGAGCTGGAGCAGGAAATCACTGAGCTGGTGAAGACACGCAGAGATCTGGAGCAGCTCTCACACACTGAAGACCACATCCACTTCCTACAGGTCAGCACTGTGACATCACTTTATTCACAGTGACCTCTATCATCTCTATGATGATGAGTGTCTCCTCTCTCCTGCTGTAGAGTGTCCCAGCCCtgcacccccctccacacaccAAGGACTGGTCTTCCATCActttgacctctgacctttgTCTGGAGGCTGTCAGGAGAGCAGTGTCTCAGCTGGAGGAGAGACTCAAAGAAGAACTGAAGGATCTTTATGGGATTGGTAAGGCACAGTAAGGGAGGACAGGGATATGGTCTTAACCTGTGCTGAGTAACTATTATAAAGAAATTGTTGTCATCTCATTGGAATGGAGATCCTCCTAGCAATCGTCATCTATATCATTCTTTTCTGCATTATAGCATGACACCAAAAGTTTTATGTTTAACAGttgtattttatattcagtCCAACACACTGTTTCTGTGACCAATAGATTTTGGTCCAGAGTGTTTTTCTTCCCATTATGCAGTGTGTGAATGAAGGCTGACGACCCGAAGCACTGGCTGTCCAGACAAAGGCTGCTCTGTCTGCActggacacagacagagatgcTTCAACACCGCCAAGGGTGACCCCCATTTCACTTTATCTTATGATTTTATTAAGAAATGAGAGTCTTAGAGTACAAGCTTGTCCTTCATGGTTTGGAaggtgttttttcttgttttgtttccagaATAAAACTGGTATATTTTAAAAGTCCAGTTGTTTGACTCCTTGATTGACTACAGAAACAAAGCCAACACTTACAACAATGGGAAATGTacattgattttcaaatgtaactGCCATTAGAATTGATCCTTTCTTTAAGTGTAATAATTAAAGATCCTCAGACACTGGACAGCAGAGTAGTCAATGTCAGATATATGATATAAAACATAATGGATTATGTAACAGGTTTTACTACCTTGTGTAGTGCTGTAAATATGGTAGTGTACTAATCATATAAATGCATCACTCATACCATTGTAtgagccgacacctggcaaatgaaattcaatgtggacaagtgcaaggtaatacatgcaggtaacaaaaatgtccactataattacactatgggaggaatagaactagattaagtaacacatgagaaagaccaaggagtctatgtggactcctcactttctccatccaaacaatgtggggaagcaataaaaaaggcaaacacaatgctagggtatattgtcaaaagtgtagaattgagaacaagggcagtgatgttcagactgtacaatgcactagttagagctcatctggatactgtggacagttctgggctccacacttcaagaaagatatcgctgctctagaggcagttcagaggagagcaaccagacttattccaggtct
It contains:
- the LOC136767322 gene encoding E3 ubiquitin/ISG15 ligase TRIM25-like, giving the protein MQSRAPAGTASLSSLLSEKQFQCSICLDIFTSPVTTPCGHNFCMACIGGYWDRKCLYECPLCLKQFKRKPKLHINTGLRQITEQFKRKLNPPEERSAQPGEVPCDICTGRKLRAVKSCLVCMASYCQTHLEPHERVKTLTRHKLIEPVRDIEDRLCKKHQRVLELFCKEDLICICHFCTETDHKTHSTVTLEEECRKKKAQLGETEAEVQQKVQARLKKVEEIRQSVELRKLGAQREAEDSEQVFRALVCSIERSQAELLELIEESGGEAG